The following are encoded together in the Monodelphis domestica isolate mMonDom1 chromosome 5, mMonDom1.pri, whole genome shotgun sequence genome:
- the SP7 gene encoding LOW QUALITY PROTEIN: transcription factor Sp7 (The sequence of the model RefSeq protein was modified relative to this genomic sequence to represent the inferred CDS: inserted 1 base in 1 codon; deleted 5 bases in 4 codons): MLTAACSKFGSSSPLPDPATLSKAGAKKLYPLGSELSAPKAMGDAYPAPFAGTNGLLSTASPPAPASGYSNDYGPFSHSFPGPTSTQDPGLLVPKGHGSPDCLPSVYTSLDMTHPYGSWYKAGIHAGISPGPGNTPAPWWDVHPGGNWLGSGQSQGDGLQGTLSSGPNQAPLNPQLSTYPSEFAPLNPAPYPAPHLLPPGPQHVLPQDVYKPKAXGNGGQIEGGGGNKPPRGAGAGAGGAYGGGGAGRSTCDCPNCQELERLGAAAAGLRKKPIHSCHIPGCGKVYGKASHLKAHLRWHTGERPFVCNWLFCGKRFTRSDELERHVRTHTREKKFTCLLCSKRFTRSDHLSKHQRTHGEPGPGPPSAGPKEHGEVPGAEEESSQAARPSASPISPEKAPGGSPEQSSLLEI, encoded by the exons ATGCTGACTGCAGCCTGCAGCAAGTTTGGCAGCTCCAGCCCTCTCCCAGACCCTGCCACT TTGAGCAAAGCAGGTGCAAAGAAGCTGTACCCTCTGGGCAGTGAACTCTCAGCCCCCAAAGCCATGGGTGATGCCTACCCAGCTCCATTTGCAGGCACCAACGGCCTTCTGTCTACGGCCAGCCCTCCAGCTCCGGCTTCGGGTTACTCCAATGACTATGgccctttctctcattctttccctgGGCCCACGAGCACCCAGGACCCTGGGCTACTGGTGCCCAAGGGGCACGGCTCTCCCGACTGCCTGCCCAGTGTCTATACTTCCTTGGACATGACGCACCCTTATGGCTCATGGTATAAGGCAGGAATCCACGCGGGCATCTCCCCTGGCCCCGGCAACACACCTGCCCCGTGGTGGGACGTGCATCCAGGGGGCAACTGGCTGGGCAGTGGGCAAAGCCAGGGCGACGGGCTCCAGGGCACACTGTCCTCGGGCCCTAATCAAGCTCCTCTCAACCCTCAGCTCTCCACTTACCCTTCTGAATTTGCCCCCCTCAACCCTGCCCCCTACCCGGCTCCGCACCTCCTTCCTCCCGGCCCGCAGCACGTCCTGCCCCAGGATGTCTACAAGCCTAAGG GTGGCAACGGGGGGCAGATAGAGGGGGGAGGCGGGAACAAGCCTCCTCGGGGGGCAGGCGCCGGGGCCGGGGGCGCCTATGGGGGAGGAGGGGCCGGGCGCTCCACCTGCGATTGCCCTAACTGCCAGGAGCTCGAGCGCTTGGGGGCAGCCGCCGCCGGGCTGAGGAAGAAACCCATCCACAGCTGCCACATCCCCGGCTGTGGCAAAGTGTAC GGAAAAGCTTCGCACCTGAAGGCCCACCTTCGCTGGCACACGGGTGAGAGGCCCTTTGTCTGCAACTGGCTCTTCTGCGGCAAGAGGTTCACCCGCTCCGACGAGCTGGAGCGGCACGTGCGC ACCCACACCCGGGAGAAGAAATTCACCTGCTTGCTCTGCTCAAAGAGATTCACCAGGAGCGACCACCTGAGCAAGCACCAGCGCACTCACGGGGAGCCGGGCCCCGGGCCCCCTTCCGCCGGCCCCAAGGAACATGGGGAGGTTCCAGGCGCCGAGGAGGAGAGCAGCCAGGCCGCCAGGCCCTCCGCCTCA CCAATTTCCCCAGAGAAAGCCCCGGGAGGCAGCCCGGAGCAGAGCAGCCTCCTGGAGATCTGA
- the LOC130454704 gene encoding uncharacterized protein LOC130454704: MATRKPNVPAVNGSKDNRTGGRAQPLGPGQAEWPVGAMTQASQSSGGCRRAGTRVSEKPRWVGEPPWRAAARQAPEPVPIRLAHAPARALWSGLSWHRAVSIGSGLYLPEVSRKSPTQSGGDESAGEAAEGEAAAAAARDGEAGRAGVSRGLLPSQPGATGLRLPRAGLIPGSLALRRADLRLGGRGRARGGHRPWTWSPEGPEWGREKESEGTERYGKPSKGPLGSSPGPAWGAQGGAAKVSLLGGIECQIWGFHFSQHPLSWASPCSQLPNNTVPLDGAGTPKPQHHLWLYVPRPLVPHHLSPVPDQATSREYLGDDQ; encoded by the exons ATGGCCACCAGGAAGCCCAACGTGCCAGCAGTCAATGGTAGCAAAGACAACAGGACCGGAGGAAGAGCTCAGCCCCTGGGGCCAGGGCAGGCAGAATGGCCGGTTGGGGCCATGACCCAA GCCTCACAGAGCAGCGGAGGCTGCCGGCGGGCAGGGACCAGGGTCTCCGAGAAGCCCCGCTGGGTGGGGGAGCCCCCGTGGCGGGCGGCAGCGCGCCAGGCTCCCGAGCCCGTACCCATTCGGTTGGCACATGCCCCAGCTCGCGCCCTCTGGTCCGGTTTGTCCTGGCACCGCGCCGTTTCTATCGGAAGCGGCTTGTATCTCCCAGAAGTCAGCAGAAAGTCCCCAACACAATCGGGGGGAGATGAAAGCGCCGGGGAGGCTGCGGAGGGGGAAGCTGCGGCGGCAGCGGCCAGGGATGGAGAGGCCGGCAGGGCGGGGGTCTCGAGgggcctccttccctcccagccCGGGGCTACAGGCCTTCGGCTTCCCCGCGCTGGCCTCATCCCAGGCTCTCTGGCCCTGCGCCGGGCAGACCTCAGGCTCGGGGGCCGGGGCAGGGCCAG gggAGGTCATCGGCCTTGGACCTGGAGCCCTGAGGGGCCggagtgggggagagagaaggaatccGAAGGCACTGAGCGGTATGGAAAGCCGTCCAAGGGGCCCCTGGGATCATCCCCAGGCCCAGCCTGGGGGGCACAGGGCGGGGCAGCAAAAGTCAGCCTCCTCGGAGGCATTGAATGTCAGATTTGGGGTTTCCATTTTTCCCAACATCCCCTCTCTTGGGCATCTCCCTGCTCCCAACTGCCAAATAACACAGTGCCTCTAGACGGAGCCGGCACCCCGAAACCCCAACATCATTTGTGGCTTTATGTCCCCCGTCCCCTCGTCCCCCATCACCTATCCCCTGTCCCAGATCAGGCTACCTCAAGGGAATATTTGGGAGATGACCAGTGA